A stretch of Apostichopus japonicus isolate 1M-3 chromosome 9, ASM3797524v1, whole genome shotgun sequence DNA encodes these proteins:
- the LOC139973793 gene encoding galanin receptor 2a-like yields the protein MDANETIPVSNENNIWSAKDLLRIMYLIFGLLGVFGNGLVIYVFLRVRSLMNFTNLFIGNQSLIDLVSSIFLLLSKYRDENSDQGQSSLGVGKLKCLFWSSDYVFWALLAASTTNLVFLTLERYMALVLPVTYRNRVNWHSAKVAAVFAWIFGFILQLYWPAVHQWTETSCYPDWRSPLLQAVLGILIFLIKHLIPIMVMVFVYVGIVMKLNTKISPSLTTTETNKISNQKRQDEHGSSQPPKDDSQLNDRQNTEPPVVGRPKGSDPKQSELHHRVRRNVIKTLLLVGIIFTVCSTPNQVTFLCYNLGIYQLDFNGNVYVFGVLLAFCNIWINPFIYTFKYRKFQQGLRKIFGLKPSNDPVASASTTIRRG from the coding sequence ATGGATGCTAATGAAACAATACCTGTTTCGAACGAAAACAATATTTGGTCAGCGAAAGATCTCCTCCGAATAATGTATCTCATTTTTGGACTTCTTGGGGTCTTTGGCAACGGTCTGGTTATATACGTATTTCTTAGAGTTCGTTCATTAATGAACTTTACGAACCTCTTTATTGGGAACCAGTCCCTTATAGAtttggtttcctcgatctttcTGCTATTAAGCAAGTATCGAGATGAGAACTCCGATCAGGGACAGAGCAGCCTCGGTGTAGGTAAATTAAAATGTCTCTTTTGGTCCTCcgattacgtcttttgggcaCTCTTGGCAGCTTCAACAACTAATCTCGTGTTCCTTACATTGGAGCGATACATGGCTCTCGTACTACCTGTGACATATCGCAACCGTGTCAACTGGCACAGCGCAAAAGTTGCTGCTGTGTTCGCCTGGATTTTTGGATTTATTTTACAATTATATTGGCCAGCAGTTCATCAATGGACAGAAACGTCTTGTTATCCAGACTGGCGAAGTCCTCTTCTTCAAGCCGTTTTGGGTATACTTATTTTCTTGATCAAACATTTAATCCCTATCATGGTTATGGTCTTTGTCTACGTTGGAATCGTGATGAAGCTTAACACTAAGATCTCTCCCAGCTTGACAACGACAGAAACTAACAAGATTTCAAATCAGAAGCGCCAAGACGAGCATGGTTCATCGCAACCGCCAAAGGACGACTCACAGCTCAATGATAGACAAAACACGGAACCACCGGTGGTCGGCCGTCCCAAGGGATCGGACCCCAAGCAGTCTGAATTACACCACAGAGTGCGAAGAAATGTGATTAAGACATTGCTCTTGGTTGGCATTATTTTTACCGTCTGCTCGACGCCTAACCAAGTCACATTCCTTTGCTATAACTTGGGAATATATCAGTTGGACTTCAACGGAAACGTCTATGTGTTCGGTGTACTCCTAGctttttgtaacatttggatCAATCCGTTCATTTATACCTTCAAATATCGGAAATTCCAGCAGGGATTACGCAAGATATTTGGTCTGAAACCGTCTAATGACCCTGTAGCCAGTGCGTCTACCACCATTAGAAGAGGCTAA